Proteins co-encoded in one Daphnia carinata strain CSIRO-1 chromosome 3, CSIRO_AGI_Dcar_HiC_V3, whole genome shotgun sequence genomic window:
- the LOC130693835 gene encoding regulator of G-protein signaling 8-like, with amino-acid sequence MRLLNLKAGFLRRRAPDSPLSARPQPQEAQKWAESFTALMASKYGSSLYRAFLLREFSNENLEFWLAVEEYRNSKPQKMAAKAQQIYNDFVAVQSSKEVNLDSETRLITLNNVQSNNPDQHAFDRAQRRIQHMMERDSYLRFLQSELFLELVQTSQCPTSTGCGTNVSSSVL; translated from the exons ATGAGGCTGTTGAACTTGAAAGCTGGATTTTTAAGGCGGAGGGCTCCAGACTCGCCCTTGTCGGCCAGACCACAGCCGCAAGAAGCGCAAAAATGGGCAGAATCATTTACTGCGCTTATGGCATCCAAAT aCGGATCTTCTCTTTATCGCGCATTCTTACTACGAGAATTCAGCAACGAGAATCTGGAATTTTGGCTGGCCGTTGAAGAATACAGGAATTCTAAACCCCAAAAGATGGCTGCTAAGGCTCAACAAATTTACAATGACTTTGTCGCTGTCCAGTCATCCAAAGAG GTCAATCTCGATTCCGAAACGAGACTCATCACATTGAATAATGTTCAGTCTAACAATCCAGATCAGCACGCATTCGATCGAGCCCAAAGACGCATCCAGCACATGATGGAGCGAGACTCTTACCTACGTTTTCTCCAGTCTGAACTCTTTCTTGAACTCGTTCAAACGAGCCAATGTCCAACATCAACCGGCTGCGGTACAAACGTCTCTTCGTCAGTTctataa
- the LOC130693830 gene encoding regulator of G-protein signaling 8-like: MIFTKQGHYQAFLDDNKSVKHLLIGSLTGLLFRETYDVQRELINNLNDERKSFFLQHIERSKMRLQNLKSGSMRLTSAEAIIPQPEEAQKWSESFTVLVASKYGSALYHAFLLREFGNENLEFWRAVEEYKHLKPQEMEVKASEIYNEFVADKAPKQVNLDAETRLTTLNNVQSKIIDQHTFDRGQRRAQHMMERDSYLRFLQSRLFLELAYPERF; this comes from the exons ATGATTTTCACCAAACAAGGACATTATCAAGCCTTCCTTGATGACAATAAAAGCGTCAAACACTTACTCATCGGGTCCTTAACTGGTCTGCTGTTTCGTGAAACCTACGACGTCCAACGTGAGCTAATCAACAACTTGAACGACGAAAGGAAAAGCTTCTTTTTGCAACATATTGAACG ATCAAAAATGCGACTTCAAAACTTGAAATCCGGATCCATGCGATTGACGAGTGCGGAGGCAATTATACCTCAACCGGAGGAAGCGCAAAAATGGTCCGAATCCTTTACCGTCCTCGTAGCATCTAAAT ATGGATCGGCCCTTTATCACGCTTTTCTCCTACGAGAATTCGGCAATGAGAACTTGGAATTTTGGCGAGCGGTCGAGGAGTACAAGCATTTGAAACCACAGGAAATGGAAGTTAAAGCGTCAGAGATTTACAATGAATTTGTGGCTGATAAAGCCCCTAAACAA GTCAACTTGGATGCCGAGACGAGACTGACTACATTGAACAACGTCCAATCGAAAATTATTGACCAGCACACTTTTGATCGCGGTCAAAGGAGAGCACAACACATGATGGAACGTGATTCTTATCTGCGTTTTCTCCAGTCGAGGTTATTCCTAGAACTCGCATATCCAGAACGATTTTAG
- the LOC130693822 gene encoding chromatin target of PRMT1 protein-like: protein MSSGGRVPNNTTKLSLHERFSRLRSSAGGQKLTGKLQGARNLSTHLQKAASRNNRITQQMARRNASVSAALKLKKKSIKQRLGATVNTNNRFRGTATQTQRKLTINRGAVRGIQRGNQRGIRTQIQTVTPSRIARGRRGTKPIMSQTIVRGGGGQMRRGTRGKIITPSKKSAAVVNTPNRSAQKSPRTRGGPRGARRGGRAQSTAVVAAQGGNQIQRSRGRGRGQRRGNGQQNRRGGNDNLQKSPRGQSSGRGRGRGRGGATKVSKEDLDKQLDQYMSKTRGALDQDLENYMSLSGDVEMN from the exons ATGTCTTCCGGAGGCAGAGTACCAAATAATACAACAAAGTTGTCCCTGCATGAAAG ATTCTCAAGATTACGGAGCTCAGCAGGGGGCCAAAAATTAACTGGTAAGTTACAAGGAGCTAGAAACCTTTCAACCCATCTCCAAAAGGCAGCGAGCAGAAATAACAGAATAACTCAACAAATGGCAAGGAGAAATGCTTCAGTCAGTGCTgctttaaaactaaaaaag AAAAGCATTAAGCAGCGCCTTGGTGCCACAGTAAATACGAATAACCGATTTCGTGGAACTGCCACACAAACTCAAAGAAAACTTACTATTAACCGTGGAGCAGTTCGTGGTATTCAACGAGGAAATCAGCGAGGTATTCGGACACAAATACAAACGGTCACTCCGTCAAGGATCGCTCGAGGTCGACGTGGAACCAAGCCTATTATGAGCCAAACGATAGTACGAGGGGGTGGTGGTCAAATGAGAAGAGGCACTCGTGGAAAAATCATTACTCCATCCAAAAAGTCGGCTGCTGTTGTCAACACACCAAACCGCTCAGCCCAGAAATCCCCTCGTACTCGAGGTGGCCCAAGAGGAGCAAGACGAGGTGGTCGAGCACAATCAACTGCTGTGGTTGCTGCACAGGGAGGGAATCAAATTCAGCGTAGTCGAGGACGAGGAAGAGGACAACGTCGTGGCAACGGCCAGCAGAACCGTCGAGGAGGGAACGACAACTTGCAAAAATCACCTCGTGGTCAGTCGTCCGGACGTGGCAGGGGCCGTGGTAGAGGAGGAGCTACCAAAGTCAGCAAAGAAGACCTGGACAAACAGCTGGATCAGTACATGTCGAAGACCCGAGGAGCTTTGGATCAGGATCTTGAGAATTACATGTCGCTCAGTGGAGACGttgaaatgaattga
- the LOC130693818 gene encoding tRNA selenocysteine 1-associated protein 1-like, whose protein sequence is MALERASSLWIGGLEPYMTEDFLMRSFELMGEKPEAIKVMRNKHTGLPAGFGFCQFRDEKQAMEVLHKLNGKIIPYSQPPSRFKLNHSTNTKGSTADHALWVGDLSADVDDYGLYKCFSAKYNSVQLAKVVRGSNGESRGYAFVNFSNESDYKDALTHMQGHRGLGSNPLRVSLAIPRNYNMIPGSSSSTSATSTLSASIASSIVQAAASGQPVQPQAAAAAAAGFGQYVDPSYWQQYGGWQGYQGYQGGYGYDGQQAYAGYGGGQMPAQPEEDEFELIEHNTPVDIEKLNRELFERNQDLWDTLDEARWTPFNPEKAVPPVKAEENGNSTPTVAAA, encoded by the exons ATGGCTTTAGAACGAGCAAGCAGTCTATGGATTGGTGGG TTGGAACCATACATGACGGAGGATTTCCTCATGAGGTCTTTCGAATTGATGGGAGAGAAACCAGAAGCCATCAAAGTCATGAGAAATAAACACACTGGCCTTCCTGCCGGATTTGGGTTCTGCCAGTTTCGAGATGAGAAACAAGCAATGGAAGTTCTACACAAATTGAATGGAAAAATCATCCCATACAGTCAACCG cCTAGCCGTTTCAAGTTGAATCACAGCACAAACACAAAAGGCTCCACAGCTGATCATGCACTATGGGTTGGAGATTTAAGTGCTGATGTAGATGATTATGGTCTCTACAAGTGCTTTTCTGCCAAATATAATTCTGTTCAGTTAGCCAAAG TTGTCAGAGGAAGTAATGGAGAGAGTCGCGGATATgcttttgttaatttttccAATGAATCTGATTATAAAGATGCTCTAACGCATATGCAAGGACACAGGGGACTCGGTAGTAACCCACTTCGAGTCTCTTTGGCTATTCCTCGTAACTACAACATGATTCCTG GTTCCTCTTCTAGTACGTCTGCAACATCAACCTTAAGTGCATCAATTGCTTCGTCAATCGTTCAAGCCGCAGCCAGTGGCCAACCAGTACAACCTcaagctgctgctgctgcagcagCAGGTTTCGGACAGTACGTCGACCCATCTTACTGGCAACAGTATGGCGGTTGGCAGGGATATCAAGGATATCAGGGTGGATACGGCTACGATGGTCAGCAAGCCTATGCTGGCTACGGAGGTGGACAAATGCCTGCTCAGCCGGAAGAGGACGAGTTTGAGCTTATTGAACACAACACACCCGTCGATATTGAGAAACTCAACAGAGAACTGTTTGAGCGCAATCAGGACCTGTGGGATACTTTGGATGAAGCCCGCTGGACCCCATTCAATCCTGAGAAGGCCGTCCCACCAGTCAAAGCGGAAGAGAACGGAAACAGTACCCCTACTGTAGCTGCGGCCTAA
- the LOC130693839 gene encoding regulator of G-protein signaling 4-like — MRIHLGFLRRRSTEASLSTRPKPEEAKKWTESFDNLMASKYGSSLYRAFLIREFSNENLEFWLAVEEYKHLKPQKMATKAQQIYNDFVAVQASKEINLDAETRLMTLANVQSNNPDVHAFDRAQRRIQHMMERDSYLRFLQSTLYLELIHTEHCPSSAGYVSDN, encoded by the exons ATGCGGATCCACCTTGGATTTTTACGTCGGAGGAGTACGGAAGCTTCGTTATCAACTCGACCCAAACCGGAAGAGGCCAAAAAATGGACAGAATCTTTCGACAACCTTATGGCATCTAAAT ATGGGTCGTCTCTTTATCGAGCCTTTCTAATTCGTGAATTCAGTAATGAGAACCTTGAATTTTGGCTGGCCGTGGAAGAGTACAAACATTTGAAACCGCAAAAAATGGCAACTAAAGCCCAGCAAATTTACAACGACTTTGTGGCCGTCCAAGCCTCCAAAGAG ATCAATCTGGATGCTGAAACGAGGCTCATGACACTGGCAAATGTCCAGTCTAACAATCCGGACGTACACGCGTTCGATCGTGCCCAGAGAAGGATTCAACACATGATGGAACGTGATTCTTACTTGCGTTTCCTTCAGTCTACGCTCTATCTTGAACTCATTCACACGGAACATTGTCCATCATCGGCCGGCTACGTTTCCGACAATTAA
- the LOC130693827 gene encoding regulator of G-protein signaling 8-like, producing MVKASDIGCENRLCSALNVKHLLVSCRFPHVAGVPVARKSCNASDCQPSKLCSTYFKRTEMRLLNLKSGFLRRRMPDSPLSVRPQPEEAQKWSESFTALMASKYGSSLYHAFLLREFSNENLEFWLAVEDYKNSKPQKMAAKAQQIYNDFVAVQAAKEINLDAETRLITLNNVQSNNPDEHAFDRAQKRVQHMMERDSYLRFLQSNLFLELAHPERYSESIGDVTEKSSPA from the exons ATGGTCAAGGCGAGTGATATCGGCTGTGAGAACCGGTTGTGTAGCGCGTTGAACGTAAAACATTTGCTCGTTTCGTGTCGTTTTCCACACGTTGCTGGAGTGCCAGTTGCCCGGAAAAGTTGCAACGCCAGTGACTGCCAACCATCCAAATTGTGTTCCACGTATTTCAAACG AACTGAAATGCGTCTCTTGAATTTGAAATCTGGGTTCCTACGACGAAGGATGCCAGATTCACCTTTGTCTGTGAGGCCACAACCGGAGGAAGCGCAAAAGTGGTCGGAATCCTTCACTGCTCTTATGGCATCCAAAT ATGGATCTTCTCTTTATCACGCGTTTTTGCTTCGAGAATTCAGCAACGAGAATCTGGAATTTTGGCTAGCCGTTGAAGATTACAAGAATTCTAAGCCCCAAAAGATGGCTGCTAAGGCTCAACAGATTTACAATGACTTTGTCGCTGTCCAGGCTGCTAAGGAG ataaatcTTGATGCGGAGACAAGACTTATCACGCTGAACAACGTCCAATCGAATAATCCGGACGAACACGCGTTTGATCGAGCCCAGAAGCGAGTCCAGCACATGATGGAACGCGATTCTTACCTGCGTTTCCTCCAGTCGAATCTCTTTCTTGAACTAGCCCACCCGGAGCGATATTCGGAGTCCATCGGTGACGTAACAGAAAAGTCTTCGCCAGCGTGA
- the LOC130693188 gene encoding regulator of G-protein signaling 2-like, whose amino-acid sequence MRLISLKSRFLRRRASDSPLSVRPQPEEAQVWTESFTALVSSKYGCSLYRAFLLREFSTENLDFWLAVEDYRNSKPQKMTVKAQQIYNDFVAVEASKEVNLDAETRLITWTNVQSSNPDQHAFDLAQKRIKYMMERDSYLRFLQSKLFLELAHPDRYSASASDDSDQPTSPE is encoded by the exons ATGCGATTGATTAGCTTAAAATCTCGATTCCTACGAAGACGGGCTTCAGATTCACCCTTATCCGTCAGACCCCAACCGGAGGAGGCACAGGTATGGACGGAGTCTTTCACCGCTCTCGTGTCGTCTAAAT ATGGGTGCTCACTTTACCGAGCCTTTTTACTCCGTGAATTTAGCACTGAAAATCTAGATTTTTGGTTGGCCGTTGAAGACTACAGGAATTCAAAACCTCAAAAGATGACCGTTAAAGCCCAGCAAATTTACAATGACTTTGTGGCTGTAGAAGCTTCAAAAGAG GTGAATCTGGATGCAGAAACGAGGCTAATAACATGGACAAATGTCCAATCGAGTAACCCTGATCAACACGCGTTTGACCTAGCCCAGAAGCGAATCAAATACATGATGGAACGTGATTCTTATCTACGTTTTTTGCAATCCAAACTGTTTCTAGAGCTTGCTCATCCGGATCGATATTCCGCTTCGGCTAGTGATGATTCCGACCAGCCAACCTCCCCAGAATGA